The Burkholderia mayonis genome window below encodes:
- the folD gene encoding bifunctional methylenetetrahydrofolate dehydrogenase/methenyltetrahydrofolate cyclohydrolase FolD — MTATLIDGNALSKTLRAHAAARAAALAACGHRPGLAVILVGDNPASEVYVRNKIKACEDNGFFSLKDRYPATLSEPELLARIDELNRDPKIHGILVQLPLPAHIDSHKVIEAIAPEKDVDGFHVANAGALMTGKPLFRPCTPYGVMKMLEAHEIPLQGANAVVIGRSNIVGKPMALLLLEAGATVTICHSKTRDLAAHTRNADVVVAAVGKRNVLTADMVKPGATVIDVGMNRNDEGKLCGDVDFAGVSEVAGHITPVPGGVGPMTITMLLVNTIEAAERAAAAS, encoded by the coding sequence ATGACAGCCACCCTGATCGACGGCAACGCCCTTTCGAAGACCCTGCGCGCGCACGCGGCCGCACGCGCCGCCGCGCTCGCCGCGTGCGGCCACCGGCCGGGTCTCGCGGTGATCCTCGTCGGCGACAACCCGGCGAGCGAAGTCTACGTGCGCAACAAGATCAAGGCGTGCGAAGACAACGGCTTCTTCTCGCTGAAGGACCGCTATCCGGCGACGCTCTCCGAGCCCGAACTCCTCGCGCGCATCGACGAGCTGAACCGTGATCCGAAGATCCACGGCATCCTCGTGCAACTGCCGCTGCCCGCGCATATCGACAGCCACAAGGTGATCGAGGCGATCGCGCCCGAGAAGGACGTCGACGGCTTCCACGTCGCGAACGCCGGCGCGCTGATGACGGGCAAGCCGCTCTTCCGCCCGTGCACGCCGTACGGCGTGATGAAGATGCTCGAAGCGCACGAGATCCCGCTGCAAGGCGCGAACGCGGTCGTGATCGGCCGCTCGAACATCGTCGGCAAGCCGATGGCGCTCCTGCTCCTCGAAGCGGGCGCGACCGTCACGATCTGCCACAGCAAGACGCGCGACCTCGCCGCACATACGCGCAACGCGGACGTCGTCGTCGCGGCGGTCGGCAAGCGCAACGTGCTGACCGCCGACATGGTGAAGCCGGGCGCGACGGTGATCGACGTCGGGATGAACCGCAACGACGAAGGCAAGCTGTGCGGCGACGTCGACTTCGCCGGCGTCTCGGAAGTCGCGGGCCACATCACGCCGGTACCGGGCGGCGTCGGCCCGATGACGATCACGATGCTGCTCGTCAACACGATCGAAGCCGCCGAGCGCGCCGCTGCGGCGTCCTGA
- the dinB gene encoding DNA polymerase IV has product MDKPTPSSDTLPPPSGDAAPFARKIIHCDCDCFYASVEMRDDPSLRGRPLAVGGRPDQRGVIATCNYEARRYGVHSAMSSALAMRKCPELLILPPAMDKYRAASRLIMAIYRDYTPDVEPLSLDEAYLDVSRATRCQGSGTLIAREIRERVRDTVGVTVSAGVAPNKFIAKIASDWNKPDGLFVVRPHEVDAFVAALPVRKLHGVGKVTAARLDKLGIRTCDELRGWSLFDLHHEFGAFGRRLYELARGIDERPVRADQERKSVSVETTYVRDLDTLDQCAAEIRRLTVLLDARIARAGAVRSIRKLYVKIRFADFQRTTVECVADATDAETAVALLAKGLVRRKQPVRLLGVGVRIDEDTAERHGQIALFDDEDDDGENDTSSGA; this is encoded by the coding sequence TTGGACAAGCCGACGCCTTCCTCCGACACGCTTCCGCCGCCTTCGGGCGACGCGGCTCCGTTCGCGCGCAAGATCATCCATTGCGATTGCGACTGCTTCTACGCGTCGGTCGAGATGCGCGACGATCCGTCGCTGCGCGGCCGCCCGCTCGCGGTCGGTGGCCGGCCCGACCAGCGCGGCGTGATCGCGACCTGCAACTACGAGGCGCGCCGCTATGGCGTGCATTCGGCGATGTCGTCGGCGCTCGCGATGCGCAAGTGTCCCGAGCTGCTGATCCTGCCGCCCGCGATGGACAAGTACCGCGCGGCGTCGCGGCTCATCATGGCGATCTATCGCGACTACACGCCCGACGTCGAGCCGCTGTCGCTCGACGAGGCGTATCTCGACGTGAGCCGCGCGACGCGCTGCCAGGGCAGCGGCACGCTGATCGCGCGCGAGATCCGCGAGCGCGTGCGCGATACGGTGGGCGTCACGGTGTCGGCGGGCGTCGCGCCGAACAAGTTCATCGCGAAGATCGCGTCGGACTGGAACAAGCCCGACGGTCTCTTCGTCGTGCGGCCGCACGAGGTCGACGCGTTCGTCGCCGCGCTGCCCGTGCGCAAGCTGCACGGCGTCGGCAAGGTGACGGCCGCGCGGCTCGACAAGCTCGGCATCCGCACGTGCGACGAGCTGCGCGGCTGGTCGCTGTTTGATCTGCATCACGAATTCGGCGCGTTCGGCCGGCGGCTCTACGAGCTCGCGCGCGGCATCGACGAGCGGCCAGTGCGCGCGGACCAGGAGCGCAAGTCGGTGAGCGTCGAGACGACCTACGTCCGGGATCTCGACACGCTCGACCAATGCGCGGCCGAGATCCGGCGATTGACGGTGCTGCTCGACGCGCGGATCGCGCGGGCAGGGGCGGTGCGCTCGATCAGGAAGCTGTATGTGAAGATCCGCTTCGCGGATTTTCAGCGCACGACGGTCGAATGTGTCGCCGACGCGACCGATGCCGAGACGGCGGTCGCGCTGCTCGCGAAAGGGCTGGTGCGCCGCAAGCAGCCGGTGCGGCTGTTGGGCGTCGGCGTGCGGATCGACGAGGACACGGCCGAGCGGCATGGGCAGATCGCGCTCTTCGATGACGAAGACGACGACGGCGAAAACGACACGTCGTCCGGCGCGTGA
- the fixJ gene encoding oxygen response regulator transcription factor FixJ encodes MNSPVTTSQETVFVVDDDEAVRDSLRWLLEANGYRVQCFSSAEQFLDAYQPAQQAGQIACLILDVRMSGMSGLELQERLIAENAALPIIFVTGHGDVPMAVSTMKKGAMDFIEKPFDEAELRKLVERMLDKARSESKSVQEQRAASERLSKLTAREQQVLERIIAGRLNKQIADDLGISIKTVEAHRANIMEKLNVNTVADLLRLALSKKQA; translated from the coding sequence ATGAATAGCCCTGTCACCACCTCTCAGGAAACCGTCTTTGTCGTCGACGACGACGAGGCCGTGCGCGACTCGCTGCGCTGGCTGCTGGAGGCAAACGGCTATCGCGTGCAGTGCTTTTCGAGCGCCGAGCAGTTCCTCGATGCCTACCAGCCCGCGCAGCAGGCAGGACAGATCGCGTGCCTGATCCTCGACGTCCGGATGTCCGGGATGAGCGGCCTCGAGCTGCAGGAGCGCCTGATCGCCGAGAATGCGGCGCTGCCGATCATTTTCGTGACGGGCCACGGCGACGTGCCGATGGCCGTGTCGACGATGAAGAAAGGCGCGATGGATTTCATCGAGAAGCCGTTCGACGAAGCCGAACTGCGCAAGCTCGTCGAGCGCATGCTCGACAAGGCGCGCAGCGAGAGCAAGAGCGTCCAGGAGCAGCGCGCGGCGAGCGAGCGCCTGTCGAAGCTGACGGCGCGCGAGCAGCAGGTGCTCGAGCGAATCATCGCGGGCCGCCTGAACAAGCAGATCGCCGACGATCTCGGGATCAGCATCAAGACGGTCGAGGCGCACCGCGCGAACATCATGGAAAAGCTCAACGTCAACACGGTCGCCGATCTGCTGCGGCTCGCGCTGTCGAAGAAGCAGGCGTAA
- the fixL gene encoding oxygen sensor histidine kinase FixL, whose translation MLTDRLFARSARPSGSPTESQPSRWHHGPWWSNSYLLTPLLSILVFLVVMSLILWSLNRREQQQQEDTLFRNVAWAQQQIRLSMTGAQEQLQAFARDVAAGRIDEHAFQTTVGDVMQAHPEILYLNWYTTPGTKRWPTMQLPVLGQRLAKPNDAQMDEVVRGAFGEARNTRRQTYSPLVYDDFGNGYLTLQTPVIRDREYLGSIAAVFSVEGILKHDIPPELSAKYKISITDANNRELASTSSRPRLPRDAHYDLPLDPPGQGLTVRVYAYPQTTNLTNNTLVWLVAGLSCFVLWSLWSLWKHTRQRFEAQQALYAEAFFRRAMENSVLIGMRVLDMHGRITHVNPAFCRMTGWDESDLVGKTAPFPYWPRDAYPEMQRQLDMTLRGKAPSSGFELRVRRKDGSLFHARLYVSPLIDSSGRQTGWMSSMTDITEPKRAREELAAAHERFTTVLESLDAAVSVLAADEAELLFANRYYRHLFGIRPDGHLELSGGGFDSAQASSDSIDMVDAYAGLPAAALTESTADAQEVYVESIQKWFEVRRQYIQWVDGHLAQMQIATDITTRKKAQELAHQQEEKLQFTSRLMTMGEMASSIAHELNQPLAAINNYCSGTLALVKSGRSTPETLQPALEKTAQQALRAGMIVKRIREFVKRSEPKRQPSRVADIVADAVGLAEIEARKRRIRIVTEIRARMPIIYVDPVLIEQVLVNLMKNAAEAMQEARPQAENGVIRVVADLESGFVDIRVIDQGPGVDEATAERLFEPFYSTKSDGMGMGLNICRSIIESHRGRLWVVNNVEPDGFVSGATFHCSLPIGEPEDLGRGSETSPSQTVTGEI comes from the coding sequence ATGTTGACCGATCGGCTTTTCGCACGCTCGGCGCGACCGTCGGGCTCGCCGACGGAATCGCAGCCGTCCCGCTGGCACCACGGACCGTGGTGGTCCAACTCTTACCTGCTGACGCCCCTCCTCTCGATCCTCGTCTTTCTCGTGGTGATGAGCCTCATCTTGTGGAGTCTCAACCGCCGCGAACAGCAGCAGCAGGAAGACACGCTGTTTCGCAACGTCGCGTGGGCGCAGCAGCAGATCCGGCTGTCGATGACGGGCGCGCAGGAGCAGTTGCAAGCGTTCGCGCGCGACGTCGCCGCGGGACGCATCGACGAACACGCGTTCCAGACCACGGTCGGCGACGTGATGCAGGCGCACCCCGAAATCCTCTATCTGAACTGGTACACGACGCCCGGCACGAAGCGATGGCCGACGATGCAGCTGCCGGTGCTCGGCCAGCGGCTCGCGAAGCCGAACGACGCGCAGATGGACGAAGTCGTGCGCGGCGCATTCGGCGAAGCGCGCAACACGCGCCGGCAGACCTACTCGCCGCTCGTCTACGACGACTTCGGCAACGGCTACCTGACGCTGCAGACGCCCGTCATCCGCGACCGCGAGTACTTGGGCTCGATCGCCGCGGTGTTCTCGGTCGAAGGGATCCTGAAGCACGACATTCCGCCCGAGCTGTCCGCGAAGTACAAGATCTCGATCACCGACGCGAACAATCGCGAGCTCGCGTCGACATCGTCGCGCCCGCGGCTGCCGCGCGACGCACACTACGACCTGCCGCTCGATCCGCCCGGCCAGGGCCTCACGGTGCGCGTCTACGCGTACCCGCAGACGACGAACCTGACCAACAACACGCTCGTGTGGCTCGTCGCCGGCCTGTCGTGCTTCGTGCTGTGGAGCCTCTGGAGCCTGTGGAAGCACACGCGCCAGCGCTTCGAGGCGCAGCAGGCGCTGTACGCGGAGGCGTTCTTTCGCCGCGCGATGGAGAATTCGGTGCTGATCGGCATGCGCGTGCTCGACATGCACGGCCGCATCACGCACGTGAACCCGGCGTTCTGCCGGATGACGGGCTGGGACGAGAGCGACCTCGTCGGCAAGACCGCGCCGTTTCCGTACTGGCCGCGCGACGCGTACCCCGAAATGCAGCGCCAGCTCGACATGACGCTGCGCGGCAAGGCGCCTTCGTCCGGCTTCGAGCTGCGCGTGCGCCGCAAGGACGGATCGCTGTTCCATGCGCGCCTCTACGTGTCGCCGCTCATCGACAGCTCCGGCCGGCAGACGGGCTGGATGTCGTCGATGACGGACATCACCGAGCCGAAGCGCGCGCGCGAAGAGCTCGCCGCCGCGCACGAACGCTTCACGACGGTGCTCGAGAGCCTCGACGCGGCGGTATCGGTGCTCGCCGCCGACGAAGCCGAGCTCCTGTTCGCGAACCGCTACTACCGGCATCTGTTCGGCATCCGCCCGGACGGCCATCTCGAGCTGTCGGGCGGCGGCTTCGACAGCGCGCAGGCGTCGTCGGACTCGATCGACATGGTCGACGCGTATGCGGGCCTGCCCGCCGCCGCGCTCACCGAGAGCACGGCGGACGCGCAGGAGGTATACGTCGAGAGCATCCAGAAGTGGTTCGAGGTGCGCCGCCAGTACATCCAGTGGGTGGACGGCCACCTCGCGCAGATGCAGATCGCGACCGACATCACGACGCGCAAAAAGGCGCAGGAGCTCGCGCACCAGCAGGAGGAGAAGCTGCAGTTCACGAGCCGGCTGATGACGATGGGCGAGATGGCGTCGTCGATCGCGCACGAGCTGAACCAGCCGCTCGCCGCGATCAACAACTATTGCTCCGGCACGCTCGCGCTCGTGAAGAGCGGCCGCTCGACGCCCGAGACGTTGCAGCCCGCGCTCGAGAAGACCGCACAGCAGGCGCTGCGGGCCGGGATGATCGTCAAGCGGATCCGCGAGTTCGTGAAACGCAGCGAGCCGAAGCGGCAACCGTCGCGCGTCGCCGACATCGTCGCCGACGCGGTCGGCCTGGCCGAAATCGAGGCGAGAAAGCGCCGGATTCGGATCGTCACCGAAATCCGCGCAAGAATGCCTATTATTTATGTCGACCCCGTGTTGATCGAGCAGGTGCTCGTGAACCTGATGAAGAACGCAGCCGAGGCGATGCAGGAAGCGCGGCCCCAGGCGGAGAACGGCGTGATTCGCGTCGTCGCCGACCTCGAATCGGGCTTCGTCGACATCCGCGTGATCGACCAGGGTCCGGGCGTCGACGAGGCGACGGCCGAACGCCTGTTCGAACCGTTCTACAGCACGAAATCGGACGGGATGGGCATGGGGCTCAATATCTGCCGCTCGATCATCGAATCGCATCGCGGGCGTCTGTGGGTGGTCAACAACGTCGAGCCGGACGGCTTCGTGTCGGGCGCGACGTTCCACTGCAGCCTGCCCATTGGGGAACCGGAGGATCTCGGTCGCGGATCCGAGACATCGCCATCACAAACCGTAACGGGAGAGATATGA
- a CDS encoding M3 family metallopeptidase, with protein MSVSANANPLLDFSGLPRFGEIRPEHVTPALDTLLANANEAVERAARPDTPATWADIVETIEHATEPLGRAWGVVGHLNAVADTPELRAVYGENLPRVTEFWSSVGQNLALYEKYKTIAASAAYPTLSAERKKILDNALRDFRLSGAELPEDRKPRFAELQEQQAALSKSFSDHVLDATNGYAYFTQSEDELAGLPADAIAAAREAAQKEDKAGWKFTLHFPSYFPVLQYAENRAMREAMYRAYVTRASELGPQYGDGKADWDNTTIVADQLALRREEAQMLGYHDFAEVSLAPKMAESPQQVIAFLEDLAKRARPFAEKDWDELRAFASGELGLAALEPWDVAYAAEKLRERRYAFSENEVKQYFPEPAVLKGLFTVAETLFGVKIARDEAPVWHEDVRFFRVENRDGSLIAQFYLDLYAREGKRGGAWMDDARSRAKRGDGSVQTPVAYLTCNFSAPIGGKPACFTHDEVITLFHEFGHGLHHMLTRVDEIGVSGINGVEWDAVELPSQFMENFCWEWDVLKSMSSHTDTGEPLPRALFDKMLAAKNFQSGLGTLRQIVFSMFDMLLHVDFDPTGEPAAVDATTDAPAADNTSVNDFARAINERFHVIPQAPFSRWPNTFSHIFAGGYAAGYYSYKWAEVLSADAYAAFEEAAGSAGSVLDSTTGARYRREILEVGGSRPAMDSFKAFRGREPNIDALLRHSGMADAAQARA; from the coding sequence ATGTCCGTCAGCGCAAACGCCAATCCGCTTCTCGATTTCTCAGGCCTGCCCCGCTTCGGCGAAATTCGCCCCGAGCACGTGACGCCCGCGCTCGACACGCTGCTCGCGAACGCGAACGAAGCCGTCGAGCGCGCCGCACGGCCCGATACGCCGGCGACCTGGGCCGACATCGTCGAGACCATCGAGCATGCGACCGAGCCGCTCGGTCGCGCATGGGGCGTCGTCGGCCATCTGAACGCGGTCGCCGACACGCCCGAGCTGCGCGCCGTCTACGGCGAGAACCTGCCGCGCGTGACCGAGTTCTGGTCGAGCGTCGGCCAGAATCTCGCGCTCTACGAGAAGTACAAGACGATCGCCGCGAGCGCCGCATATCCGACGCTGTCCGCTGAGCGCAAGAAGATCCTCGACAACGCGCTGCGCGACTTCCGCCTGTCGGGCGCCGAGCTGCCGGAAGACCGCAAGCCGCGCTTCGCCGAGCTGCAGGAGCAGCAGGCGGCGCTGTCGAAATCGTTCTCCGATCACGTGCTCGACGCGACCAACGGCTACGCGTATTTCACGCAGAGCGAGGACGAACTGGCCGGCCTGCCCGCCGATGCGATCGCAGCCGCACGCGAAGCCGCGCAGAAGGAAGACAAGGCGGGCTGGAAGTTCACGCTGCACTTCCCGTCGTATTTCCCGGTGCTGCAATACGCGGAGAACCGCGCGATGCGCGAGGCGATGTACCGCGCGTACGTGACGCGCGCGTCCGAGCTCGGCCCGCAATACGGCGACGGCAAGGCCGACTGGGACAACACGACGATCGTCGCCGATCAACTGGCGCTGCGCCGCGAAGAAGCGCAGATGCTCGGCTATCACGACTTCGCCGAGGTATCGCTCGCGCCGAAGATGGCGGAATCGCCGCAGCAGGTGATCGCGTTCCTCGAGGATCTCGCGAAACGCGCACGCCCGTTCGCGGAAAAGGACTGGGACGAGCTGCGCGCGTTCGCGTCGGGCGAGCTCGGCCTCGCGGCGCTCGAGCCGTGGGACGTCGCGTATGCGGCCGAGAAGCTGCGCGAGCGGCGTTACGCGTTCTCCGAGAACGAGGTGAAGCAGTACTTCCCCGAGCCCGCGGTGCTGAAGGGCCTCTTCACCGTCGCCGAGACGCTGTTCGGCGTGAAGATCGCGCGCGACGAAGCGCCCGTCTGGCACGAGGACGTGCGCTTCTTCCGCGTCGAGAATCGCGACGGCTCGCTCATCGCGCAGTTCTATCTCGACCTGTACGCGCGCGAAGGCAAGCGCGGCGGCGCGTGGATGGACGACGCGCGCTCGCGCGCGAAGCGCGGCGACGGCAGCGTCCAGACGCCCGTCGCGTATCTGACCTGCAACTTCTCCGCGCCGATCGGCGGCAAGCCCGCGTGCTTCACGCACGACGAAGTGATCACGCTGTTCCACGAGTTCGGCCACGGGCTGCATCACATGCTGACGCGCGTCGACGAGATCGGCGTATCGGGCATCAACGGCGTCGAATGGGACGCAGTCGAGCTGCCGTCGCAGTTCATGGAGAACTTCTGCTGGGAATGGGACGTGCTGAAGTCGATGTCGTCGCACACGGACACCGGCGAGCCGCTGCCGCGCGCGCTTTTCGACAAGATGCTCGCCGCGAAGAACTTCCAGAGCGGCCTGGGCACGCTGCGCCAGATCGTGTTCTCGATGTTCGACATGCTGCTGCACGTCGACTTCGATCCGACAGGCGAACCTGCGGCAGTCGACGCGACGACGGACGCCCCTGCGGCAGACAACACGAGCGTCAACGACTTCGCGCGCGCGATCAACGAGCGCTTCCACGTGATCCCGCAGGCGCCGTTCTCGCGCTGGCCGAACACGTTCAGCCACATCTTCGCGGGCGGCTATGCGGCCGGCTATTACAGCTACAAGTGGGCGGAAGTGCTGTCCGCCGACGCGTACGCGGCATTCGAGGAAGCCGCCGGCTCCGCGGGCAGCGTGCTCGATTCGACGACGGGCGCGCGCTACCGGCGCGAGATCCTCGAAGTCGGCGGCAGCCGTCCGGCGATGGACTCGTTCAAGGCGTTCCGCGGCCGCGAGCCGAACATCGACGCGCTGCTGCGTCATAGCGGGATGGCCGACGCCGCGCAGGCGCGGGCGTAA
- a CDS encoding MFS transporter, translating into MAATSAPPASLDKRAMPVLASSTIAFTLCFAVWMMFAILGIPLKKTLGLNDTEFGLVAAMPVLTGSLIRVPLGIWTDRYGGRIVFFILMLVTVVPIWLISYATQLWQFLVLGLFVGLAGGSFSVGTPYVARWFPKARQGLAMGVFGAGNSGAAVNKFVAPALIAAAGTWTIVPRVYSIAMLVMALLFWVFSATDPAHRSTNATSLRAQLRVLKNPRVWRYSQYYSVVFGGYVGLSLWLTQYYVGEYGFGIQSAAFLAACFSLPGGVLRAIGGWLSDRYGAYRTTWWVMWVCWVTFFILSYPPTDFTIHAAHGPLGFHLGHTPVAFTVLLFAVGIAMAVGKASVFKFIADEFPDDIGAVSGVVGLAGGLAGFALPILFGALVDLTGVRSTCFMLLYGAVSVSLVWMYFSFRAERAAHDQRVLAARSA; encoded by the coding sequence ATGGCTGCAACCTCCGCTCCTCCCGCATCGCTCGACAAGCGCGCGATGCCCGTGCTCGCATCGAGCACGATCGCATTCACGCTGTGCTTCGCCGTCTGGATGATGTTCGCGATCCTCGGCATTCCGCTCAAGAAGACCCTCGGCCTGAACGACACCGAATTTGGCCTCGTCGCCGCGATGCCAGTGCTCACCGGATCGCTGATCCGCGTGCCGCTCGGCATCTGGACCGACCGCTACGGCGGCCGCATCGTGTTCTTCATCCTGATGCTCGTCACCGTCGTGCCGATCTGGCTGATCTCGTATGCGACCCAGCTCTGGCAGTTCCTCGTGCTCGGCCTCTTCGTCGGGCTCGCGGGCGGCTCGTTCTCGGTCGGCACGCCGTACGTCGCGCGCTGGTTCCCGAAGGCGCGCCAGGGCCTCGCGATGGGCGTGTTCGGCGCCGGCAACTCGGGCGCCGCCGTCAACAAGTTCGTCGCGCCCGCGCTCATCGCGGCGGCGGGCACGTGGACCATCGTGCCGCGTGTCTATTCGATCGCGATGCTCGTGATGGCGCTCCTCTTCTGGGTGTTCTCCGCGACCGATCCCGCGCACCGCTCGACGAACGCGACGTCGCTGCGCGCGCAGCTGCGCGTGCTGAAGAATCCGCGTGTGTGGCGCTACTCGCAGTACTACTCGGTCGTGTTCGGCGGCTACGTCGGGCTGTCGCTTTGGCTCACGCAATACTACGTCGGCGAATACGGCTTCGGCATCCAGTCGGCCGCGTTCCTCGCCGCGTGCTTCTCGCTGCCGGGCGGCGTGCTCCGCGCGATCGGCGGCTGGCTGTCCGACCGCTACGGCGCCTATCGCACCACGTGGTGGGTGATGTGGGTCTGCTGGGTCACGTTCTTCATCCTCAGCTACCCGCCGACCGACTTCACGATCCATGCGGCGCACGGCCCGCTCGGCTTCCATCTCGGCCACACGCCCGTCGCGTTCACCGTGCTGCTGTTCGCGGTCGGCATCGCGATGGCGGTCGGCAAGGCGTCGGTCTTCAAGTTCATCGCCGACGAGTTCCCGGACGACATCGGCGCGGTGTCGGGCGTCGTCGGCCTCGCGGGCGGCCTCGCCGGCTTCGCGCTGCCGATCCTGTTCGGCGCGCTGGTCGACCTGACGGGCGTTCGCTCGACCTGCTTCATGCTGCTCTACGGCGCCGTCAGCGTGAGCCTCGTCTGGATGTACTTCAGCTTCCGCGCCGAGCGTGCGGCGCACGACCAGCGCGTGCTCGCCGCCCGCTCCGCGTGA